Proteins encoded within one genomic window of bacterium:
- a CDS encoding type II toxin-antitoxin system VapC family toxin yields MSDCIYFLDANIPLYAVGGASPLQEPSRRVMEGIASGALAATTDVQVLQEILHHCWRSRRFEYGCHVVDGLARMVLKVLSVTAADVRPMQDIMRQAPALPAHDALHLAVMRRHDITHIITVDRHFGGLSDVTVLDPHAAAGMLGG; encoded by the coding sequence ATGAGTGACTGCATCTACTTCCTTGATGCGAACATCCCGCTGTACGCCGTAGGCGGCGCCAGCCCCCTCCAAGAGCCCAGCCGGCGCGTCATGGAGGGGATCGCCTCTGGGGCGCTGGCGGCCACTACCGATGTCCAGGTGTTGCAGGAGATACTGCACCATTGCTGGCGCAGCCGTCGGTTCGAGTACGGCTGCCACGTTGTGGATGGGCTCGCGCGCATGGTGCTCAAGGTCCTGTCGGTCACAGCGGCAGACGTGCGCCCGATGCAGGACATCATGCGCCAGGCTCCGGCCCTGCCCGCCCATGACGCCCTCCACCTCGCCGTCATGCGCCGTCACGACATCACGCACATCATCACCGTCGACCGCCACTTTGGCGGCCTGTCGGACGTGACGGTGCTCGACCCGCACGCGGCGGCGGGGATGCTGGGCGGCTAG